A region from the Salvia splendens isolate huo1 chromosome 15, SspV2, whole genome shotgun sequence genome encodes:
- the LOC121767285 gene encoding 4'-phosphopantetheinyl transferase HetI-like isoform X1, translating to MRREFSRMKLHCFDRTFIRSSHSLNAVQLPVPMETHLWYVNPSEVKSESLLKQYLDILSPCERENVLRLQGEELRKSALLARALVRTTIAKYQMNSPVEPRSLKFRKNMHGKPEVCWPSIDDWDPPPLHFNLSHTSSLIACGVTINSQIGIDVEEKKRSIKHDILSFVRRYFSKYEVELLAAISDPQVQQREFIKLWTLKEAYVKALGKGFSGAPFKTFTIRFQGVMEGDSKAFDESSTKGCEIVVDSLDDPTDVSNIWQFSLLELDGSHYAAICTEKQSSLDGKINIPGKLMVWKTIPILGDEYVSGTDAVKMICGFQ from the exons ATGCGGAGAGAATTTTCGAGAATGAAGTTGCATTGCTTCGATAGAACATTCATCCGTTCTTCGCACTCTTTAAATGCCGTTCAACTCCCTGTCCCAAT GGAGACACATTTGTGGTATGTGAACCCCAGCGAAGTGAAGAGTGAGTCTTTGCTAAAGCAATACTTAGATATTCTGTCTCCGTGTGAGAGGGAGAATGTGCTGCGGTTACAAGGAGAGGAGCTGAGGAAGAGCGCGTTGCTGGCACGTGCATTGGTTCGCACCACGATTGCCAAAT ATCAGATGAACTCACCAGTTGAACCTAGATCATTGAAGTTCCGGAAAAACATGCACGGAAAGCCTGAG GTATGTTGGCCATCAATTGATGATTGGGATCCACCTCCTTTGCATTTTAACCTCTCCCATACATCTTCCTTGATAGCTTGTGGAGTGACTATTAATTCTCAA ATTGGTATTGATGTAGAAGAAAAGAAACGGAGCATTAAACACGACATTTTATCCTTTGTTCGTCGATATTTCTCCAAATATGAAGTTGAATTGTTAGCTGCTATTTCCGACCCTCAAGTCCAGCAAAGGGAGTTTATCAAATTATGGACTCTCAAG GAGGCATATGTCAAAGCATTAGGTAAAGGATTTTCTGGTGCACCATTCAAAACATTCACTATTCGCTTCCAGGGTGTAATGGAAGGAGACTCTAAAGCTTTCGATGAGTCAAGCACTAAG GGTTGTGAAATAGTTGTGGATTCTCTGGATGATCCAACCGATGTTTCAAATATTTGGCAATTTTCGCTCTTGGAGTTGGATGGTTCACATTATGCAGCTATTTGCACTGAGAAGCAATCTTCGTTAGATG GCAAAATAAATATTCCGGGTAAGCTGATGGTGTGGAAGACAATTCCAATTTTAGGGGATGAATACGTCTCTGGAACAGATGCAGTCAAGATGATCTGTGGCTTTCAATGA
- the LOC121767285 gene encoding uncharacterized protein LOC121767285 isoform X2 — MRREFSRMKLHCFDRTFIRSSHSLNAVQLPVPMETHLWYVNPSEVKSESLLKQYLDILSPCERENVLRLQGEELRKSALLARALVRTTIAKYQMNSPVEPRSLKFRKNMHGKPEVCWPSIDDWDPPPLHFNLSHTSSLIACGVTINSQEAYVKALGKGFSGAPFKTFTIRFQGVMEGDSKAFDESSTKGCEIVVDSLDDPTDVSNIWQFSLLELDGSHYAAICTEKQSSLDGKINIPGKLMVWKTIPILGDEYVSGTDAVKMICGFQ, encoded by the exons ATGCGGAGAGAATTTTCGAGAATGAAGTTGCATTGCTTCGATAGAACATTCATCCGTTCTTCGCACTCTTTAAATGCCGTTCAACTCCCTGTCCCAAT GGAGACACATTTGTGGTATGTGAACCCCAGCGAAGTGAAGAGTGAGTCTTTGCTAAAGCAATACTTAGATATTCTGTCTCCGTGTGAGAGGGAGAATGTGCTGCGGTTACAAGGAGAGGAGCTGAGGAAGAGCGCGTTGCTGGCACGTGCATTGGTTCGCACCACGATTGCCAAAT ATCAGATGAACTCACCAGTTGAACCTAGATCATTGAAGTTCCGGAAAAACATGCACGGAAAGCCTGAG GTATGTTGGCCATCAATTGATGATTGGGATCCACCTCCTTTGCATTTTAACCTCTCCCATACATCTTCCTTGATAGCTTGTGGAGTGACTATTAATTCTCAA GAGGCATATGTCAAAGCATTAGGTAAAGGATTTTCTGGTGCACCATTCAAAACATTCACTATTCGCTTCCAGGGTGTAATGGAAGGAGACTCTAAAGCTTTCGATGAGTCAAGCACTAAG GGTTGTGAAATAGTTGTGGATTCTCTGGATGATCCAACCGATGTTTCAAATATTTGGCAATTTTCGCTCTTGGAGTTGGATGGTTCACATTATGCAGCTATTTGCACTGAGAAGCAATCTTCGTTAGATG GCAAAATAAATATTCCGGGTAAGCTGATGGTGTGGAAGACAATTCCAATTTTAGGGGATGAATACGTCTCTGGAACAGATGCAGTCAAGATGATCTGTGGCTTTCAATGA
- the LOC121767286 gene encoding E3 ubiquitin ligase BIG BROTHER-related-like, which translates to MDDSKVSANTPADTADREQNPTNGGDAAENLRGRTPFTNLSQVDADLALARTLQEQERAYMMLTMGAGDGFPYGSWGNGSYGLGIENYGDDYDDASEEDYDGSDVEVDDDDAEDAFDVHARGEGVEDDNQTAELDPSLFSSDEAFARALQDSEEREMAARMFALAGMNEMVVGDDEDVDEDEEEQAGILPDTWEEVDPDELSYEELIALGEVVGTESRGLSADTIASLASVNYKSQDTQEGISDSCVICRLDYEDGNALTALSCKHLYHPECINNWLQINKVCPVCSTEVSNSSGKS; encoded by the exons ATGGATGACTCCAAAGTTAGTGCCAACACTCCCGCCGACACCGCCGACCGAGAACAAAACCCTACCAATGGAGGTGACGCCGCCGAAAATCTCCGCGGGCGAACTCCCTTTACGAACCTCAGTCAAGTCGATGCGGATCTTGCTCTTGCACGTACTCTCCAGGAACAG GAAAGAGCTTATATGATGTTGACAATGGGTGCTGGTGATGGCTTTCCTTATGGAAGTTGGGGAAATGGGAGTTATGGGCTTGGAATTGAAAATTATGGTGATGATTATGATGATGCTAGTGAAGAGGATTATGATGGTTCTGATGTTGAggtggatgatgatgatgcagAAGATGCTTTTGATGTACATGCTCGTGGTGAAGGAGTAGAAGATGATAATCAAACAGCAGAATTGGATCCCTCTTTGTTTTCCAGTGATGAGGCCTTTGCTAGAGCATTGCAAGATTCTGAAGAACGGGAAATGGCAGCCAGAATGTTTGCACTAGCAGGGATGAATGAGA TGGTTGTTGGGGATGATGAAGACGTGGATGAAGATGAGGAGGAGCAAGCTGGAATTCTTCCG GATACATGGGAAGAGGTTGATCCCGACGAACTCTCGTATGAG GAGCTGATCGCATTAGGAGAAGTTGTTGGAACAGAGAGCAGGGGTCTTTCTGCAGATACAATAGCTTCTTTGGCTTCCGTCAACTATAAATCACAAGACACTCAGGAAGGAATCAGTGATTC CTGCGTTATATGTAGATTGGACTATGAGGACGGCAATGCTTTGACTGCTCTCTCTTGCAAACATTTATATCATCCAGAATGTATCAACAATTGGTTACAAATCAACAAG GTTTGCCCCGTGTGCAGCACCGAAGTATCAAACTCTTCGGGGAAAAGCTAG
- the LOC121767284 gene encoding rho GTPase-activating protein 5-like has protein sequence MIEILRSPPQQLPSTSISNVVELSQAGHESAEFFSCVSGEIGEEGDDQLPVLAAFLTVFRKSLVGCRIRSGVQEQAGMEIGGPTNVRHVAHVTFDRFNGFLGLPVEFEPEVPRRPPSASTRVFGVSTESMQLSFDDRGNCVPTILLMMQRRLYSQRGLQSEGIFRINPENGQEEYVREQLNNGLIPDDIDVHCLAGLIKAWFRELPKGVLDCVEAEQVMQAQSEEECCHIVSLLPPTEAALLDWVINLMADVAQLEHLNKMNARNVAMVFAPNMTQMSDPLTALMYAVQVMNFLKTLIEKTLRQREECGPVIQPVPSDDDHKNKTKCEIREEEEDDKHVESDMLADGKGHFGDMLSSNMRHILEGGRNEWKIRRSKSRSWNGVRKGLMKNSSQSEGERDEEVRVIRRANSCTQARP, from the exons ATGATAGAGATACTACGTTCCCCACCTCAACAACTGCCCTCAACCTCCATCTCTAACGTTGTTGAGTTGTCACAAGCTGGCCATGAGTCGGCTGAATTTTTCAGTTGTGTGAGTGGAGAGATAGGAGAGGAAGGGGATGATCAACTGCCTGTTTTGGCTGCTTTCTTGACTGTTTTTAGGAAATCTTTGGTGGGTTGCAGAATCAGAAGTGGAGTTCAAGAACAGGCTGGAATGGAGATTGGTGGCCCTACTAATGTTAGGCATGTTGCTCATGTTACCTTTGATAGGTTCAATGGCTTTCTCGGCCTTCCCGTTGAGTTTGAACCCGAAGTTCCTAGGCGGCCACCTAGCGCCAG TACGAGGGTGTTTGGAGTTTCAACAGAGTCGATGCAGCTTTCTTTCGATGACAGAGGCAACTGTGTGCCTACCATTCTGCTCATGATGCAGCGACGGCTGTACTCACAGAGAGGCCTTCAG TCTGAAGGGATCTTTCGAATCAATCCAGAAAACGGACAGGAGGAGTATGTTAGGGAGCAGCTAAACAATGGATTGATCCCAGATGACATTGATGTCCACTGTTTAGCAGGTCTCATTAAG GCGTGGTTCAGGGAGCTCCCGAAAGGGGTGTTGGATTGTGTGGAGGCAGAGCAGGTGATGCAGGCGCAGTCGGAGGAAGAGTGCTGCCATATTGTGAGCCTCCTTCCGCCCACGGAAGCAGCACTGCTGGATTGGGTGATCAATCTGATGGCCGATGTTGCTCAGCTGGAACATCTCAACAAGATGAATGCGCGGAACGTAGCTATGGTTTTTGCTCCAAACATGACTCAG ATGTCTGATCCTCTGACAGCGCTAATGTACGCCGTCCAAGTGATGAACTTCCTCAAGACTCTGATTGAGAAGACACTGAGACAGAGAGAGGAATGTGGTCCGGTGATTCAACCGGTGCCCTCAGATGATGATCATAAGAATAAAACCAAATGTGAAATACGtgaggaggaggaagatgaCAAACATGTGGAATCAGACATGTTAGCAGATGGAAAAGGCCATTTTGGTGATATGCTAAGCAGCAACATGAGGCACATACTTGAAGGTGGAAGGAATGAATGGAAGATTAGGAGGTCGAAATCGAGAAGTTGGAATGGAGTGAGGAAAGGATTGATGAAAAACAGCTCTCAGtcagagggagagagagacgaGGAAGTGAGGGTGATTAGGCGTGCCAATTCATGCACGCAGGCACGCCCATGA